The Prevotella melaninogenica genome window below encodes:
- a CDS encoding helix-turn-helix domain-containing protein, with amino-acid sequence MEKNQELRNAWDFVEHTGISIFLTGKAGTGKTTFLRTLKERSNKRNIIVAPTGVAAINAGGMTIHSFFQLPLSPFVPNTNIKNRFDYSKEKRKIMRTLDLLIIDEISMVRADVLDAIDSVLRRFREPHKPFGGVQLLMIGDLQQLTPVVTPEEEELLRQYYDTPYFFGSKALRSISYVTIELTHVYRQQDETFITLLNNIREGKVSADDLQRLNERYDPTFQPQEGSDYIRLTTHNRMAESYNEDQLRKLPAKAYTFSAKTDGNFPEYNYPTDFNLTLKTGAQVMFIRNDNNGRYYNGRIGHITHVDNEKIYVLCPGENEEFEVEVETWENTKYTLNEKTKQIEAEVQGTFRQYPLRLAWAITIHKSQGLTFEHAIIDAQASFASGQVYVALSRCKTLEGLVLASPIGNTAIINDNRVSEYISHQTEEAEKSISALPALKEEYHRQLLIELFNFNEIKTYETALFRVLTEFFFKFTKINALHKMALTDLESRIIQVSMKWENLIKKMTTEQLHEEDFKERIKKGALYFHSELTEIFSKMIELTKEVQTNNKIGAKRFDNAYTELKQTYLAKHDLLESIMEDGFSITTYLTAKQEAILNSISDGNERKRRKRKEDKDKPKEKKVSTSEQTYNLFKTGKSVEEITKERGLTEGTIQGHLVSYILNGDIKLEEVIDEKKINIIKQTIKDVGTESGMNPIKELCPSDITYNDIRLIMKTMVT; translated from the coding sequence ATGGAGAAAAACCAAGAATTACGCAATGCGTGGGACTTTGTTGAACACACTGGGATAAGTATTTTCCTCACAGGAAAGGCTGGAACTGGTAAAACAACCTTCCTTCGTACACTCAAAGAGCGCAGCAATAAACGAAACATTATTGTTGCTCCTACTGGTGTGGCTGCAATCAATGCGGGCGGTATGACGATTCATTCTTTCTTCCAGTTGCCCCTCTCGCCTTTCGTACCCAATACTAACATCAAGAATCGATTTGATTATAGCAAAGAGAAACGCAAGATCATGCGTACGCTCGATTTACTTATCATTGACGAGATTAGTATGGTACGGGCTGATGTTCTTGATGCAATTGACTCCGTTTTACGTCGTTTTCGTGAGCCACACAAGCCCTTTGGTGGTGTACAACTCCTGATGATAGGCGACTTACAACAGCTTACTCCCGTTGTAACTCCTGAAGAAGAGGAACTATTACGACAGTACTATGACACTCCTTATTTCTTTGGTTCAAAGGCATTACGCAGTATTAGCTATGTAACTATTGAGCTAACCCACGTCTATCGACAGCAAGATGAAACTTTCATCACCTTACTTAATAATATAAGAGAGGGGAAAGTGTCTGCAGATGACCTCCAACGTCTCAACGAAAGATATGACCCAACGTTCCAACCACAGGAAGGTAGTGATTATATTCGATTGACAACACATAACAGAATGGCAGAAAGCTATAACGAAGACCAACTACGTAAACTTCCCGCAAAAGCCTATACCTTTAGCGCAAAAACCGATGGTAACTTCCCTGAATACAACTATCCAACAGACTTCAACCTTACGCTGAAGACGGGTGCTCAGGTGATGTTCATACGTAATGACAACAATGGACGTTACTATAATGGGCGTATTGGACACATCACCCATGTTGATAACGAGAAAATATATGTTCTATGCCCTGGAGAGAATGAAGAATTTGAGGTTGAAGTTGAGACATGGGAGAACACTAAATACACATTAAACGAGAAAACAAAACAAATAGAAGCAGAGGTGCAGGGTACTTTTAGGCAGTATCCACTGCGTCTGGCGTGGGCTATCACGATACATAAAAGCCAAGGACTTACCTTTGAACATGCTATTATAGATGCGCAAGCATCCTTTGCTTCGGGACAGGTTTATGTTGCATTAAGTCGTTGTAAGACCTTAGAAGGTTTGGTTTTGGCATCTCCGATTGGTAATACTGCGATTATAAATGATAATCGTGTAAGTGAATATATCTCTCATCAAACAGAAGAAGCAGAAAAGAGTATCTCCGCTTTACCTGCCTTGAAAGAAGAATACCATCGCCAATTACTTATCGAATTATTCAATTTCAACGAGATTAAAACCTACGAAACGGCTCTCTTTAGGGTATTAACAGAGTTCTTCTTCAAGTTTACAAAGATAAATGCACTACATAAGATGGCGCTTACTGACTTAGAGTCGCGCATCATCCAAGTATCGATGAAATGGGAGAATCTTATCAAAAAGATGACAACCGAGCAGCTTCACGAAGAGGATTTCAAGGAGAGAATAAAGAAAGGAGCGCTCTACTTCCATAGTGAGTTGACCGAAATCTTCAGCAAAATGATAGAGTTGACCAAGGAAGTACAGACAAATAATAAAATAGGTGCTAAACGTTTTGACAACGCTTACACTGAACTTAAACAGACTTACCTGGCAAAGCATGACCTGTTGGAAAGCATAATGGAAGATGGTTTCTCTATAACTACCTACCTCACAGCAAAGCAAGAGGCTATTCTCAACAGTATTTCCGATGGAAACGAGAGAAAAAGAAGAAAGAGAAAAGAAGATAAAGACAAACCTAAAGAGAAAAAAGTCAGCACTTCTGAACAGACATATAACCTCTTCAAAACTGGAAAAAGTGTTGAAGAGATTACCAAAGAACGAGGATTAACAGAAGGTACAATCCAAGGACATCTCGTATCTTACATCCTAAATGGAGACATAAAGCTTGAAGAAGTGATTGATGAAAAGAAAATAAATATCATCAAACAGACAATTAAAGATGTTGGAACAGAGAGCGGAATGAACCCTATTAAGGAGTTATGCCCTTCAGATATAACCTATAATGACATACGATTAATTATGAAAACAATGGTAACTTAA
- a CDS encoding TIGR02757 family protein, whose protein sequence is MVRSFSKDIETKSLRKRLLTLANKYETSSFLNGDPSWFMHQVIGKRNQETIAFIAACLSYGSRQVFLPRIQYLLDCSRSEPYEWIKTGRYTLDIPNDNQCFYRLYTNAMMCDLFHALRKMYEEYGDMENYIRSYANLQKGSKKTDAITAIEAICDHFLKHEAVGIVPKNTNSSCKRVCMFLRWMVRTNSPVDLGLWSDLIDQRSLIIPLDTHVIQQSLQLGLITSKTASMSVARKLTDKLLEIFPNDPLKADFALFGYGVNQK, encoded by the coding sequence ATGGTGAGGTCTTTTTCTAAGGATATAGAAACGAAGTCATTACGAAAAAGACTCCTTACCCTTGCTAACAAATATGAAACTTCGTCCTTTCTCAATGGCGACCCATCATGGTTTATGCACCAGGTGATTGGTAAAAGAAATCAGGAAACCATCGCTTTTATTGCTGCTTGCCTAAGTTATGGTTCTCGACAAGTTTTCCTGCCTCGCATACAATATCTGCTCGATTGCTCACGTAGCGAACCCTACGAATGGATTAAAACAGGAAGATACACACTCGACATTCCTAATGACAATCAATGCTTCTATCGCTTGTATACCAATGCTATGATGTGCGACCTCTTCCACGCACTACGAAAGATGTATGAGGAGTATGGCGACATGGAAAATTATATTCGCAGCTATGCAAATCTCCAAAAGGGAAGTAAAAAGACTGATGCAATTACCGCTATTGAAGCTATTTGTGACCATTTCTTAAAACATGAAGCAGTCGGAATCGTACCCAAAAACACGAATTCAAGCTGTAAACGTGTATGTATGTTCCTACGCTGGATGGTTCGAACCAACTCTCCAGTAGACCTTGGACTATGGTCAGATCTTATCGACCAACGTTCGCTCATCATCCCTCTTGACACCCATGTCATACAGCAGTCTCTGCAATTAGGTCTCATCACAAGCAAGACTGCTTCTATGTCGGTTGCTCGAAAACTAACCGATAAACTGTTAGAAATCTTCCCTAATGACCCACTAAAAGCTGATTTTGCTCTCTTTGGATATGGAGTGAATCAGAAATAA
- the bcp gene encoding thioredoxin-dependent thiol peroxidase — translation MNVGDKAPEILGTDQDGKEIKLSNYKGQKIVLYFYPKDSTSGCTAQACNLRDNYKELRDKGYVIIGASIQDEKSHKKFIEKNELPFPLIADTDLKLVETFGVYGEKKMYGRTYMGTFRTTFIINEDGIIERILGPKQIKTKDHAAQILAED, via the coding sequence ATGAACGTAGGAGATAAAGCACCAGAGATTCTGGGAACTGACCAGGACGGAAAAGAAATTAAGTTGAGCAATTATAAAGGACAAAAGATAGTTCTTTATTTCTACCCTAAGGATTCAACATCAGGCTGCACAGCGCAGGCATGCAACCTTCGTGATAACTACAAGGAGTTAAGAGACAAGGGATATGTGATTATCGGAGCAAGTATACAGGACGAGAAGTCACACAAGAAGTTTATCGAGAAGAACGAACTTCCTTTCCCACTCATTGCCGACACCGACTTAAAACTCGTTGAGACATTCGGTGTTTATGGTGAAAAAAAGATGTATGGTCGCACCTACATGGGTACATTCCGCACTACTTTCATCATCAACGAAGATGGTATCATTGAGCGCATCCTCGGTCCAAAGCAAATTAAGACTAAGGATCACGCTGCTCAAATCCTTGCTGAAGACTAA
- a CDS encoding M13 family metallopeptidase, with translation MKAKFLLFAASFIATSAMAQGLKSGVDRNNMDFNVKPGENFYEYAAGNWLKSHPLDKEHPMNGAFVDLEELNKKRIREMVEDYAKKPQTKGTVAQKIASIYNLYMDSVRRNRDGYTPIKPVLAKVRAAKNRKELIKLMYDLDVKGYGTFPVGFGMTVDAMNSDRYIIGISQGGIGLDPEYYTKPNDQQKAVIAAYKSLNNDLFKMTGNDTATAKKKMEAAFSIENQIAKVSYDQVKSRDPQANYHPMTWEQLLKNYPGVDWNYLLKASGYPNNGGKVDVGQPEPVHEVEKILATAPLDALKAYMELAVISSSAGMLSDNFSDRNFEYTKVAYGVQQQQPRWKRALSFVQGIMGEAVGKLYVQKYFPESSKQRMITLVKNLQDAFAQRIEENTWMTAATKKKAIEKLQAFDIKIGYPDKWQNMDSVFVIDDNKSLIENVKAVQEAAMKYRIAKRWGKPVDKKEWHMTPQTVNAYYDPTTNSINFPAAILQPPFFDPTVDDAANYGAIGAVIGHEMSHGFDDQGCQFDKDGNMKNWWTEEDKKNYDARTKVLVDWFNKQEVIPGLHVNGEKTLGENIGDNGGLNIAFRALENSMKTKPLSDIDGFTPAQRFFLAWGRVWASNVAPQFVAYIVNSDVHSPSISRVNAALPMIDNWYKAFDIKEGDKLFVPQQNRAHIW, from the coding sequence ATGAAAGCAAAATTCCTACTTTTTGCAGCCTCATTCATAGCTACATCAGCTATGGCACAGGGACTGAAGTCGGGCGTAGACCGCAACAACATGGACTTCAACGTGAAGCCCGGTGAGAACTTCTATGAGTATGCTGCAGGCAATTGGTTGAAGAGCCATCCGCTTGACAAGGAGCATCCAATGAACGGTGCCTTTGTTGATTTGGAAGAATTGAACAAAAAACGCATCCGTGAAATGGTTGAGGATTATGCAAAGAAGCCACAAACGAAAGGTACAGTAGCACAGAAGATTGCTTCTATCTACAACCTTTACATGGATAGTGTACGCCGCAACCGTGATGGATATACCCCTATTAAGCCTGTATTGGCTAAGGTTAGGGCTGCTAAGAATCGTAAGGAACTCATCAAACTGATGTATGACCTCGACGTGAAAGGCTATGGCACCTTCCCTGTTGGCTTTGGTATGACAGTAGATGCAATGAACTCTGACCGTTATATCATTGGTATCTCCCAAGGTGGTATTGGTCTTGATCCTGAATATTATACAAAGCCTAACGATCAACAGAAGGCTGTTATAGCAGCATATAAGAGCTTGAACAATGATTTGTTCAAGATGACTGGCAACGATACTGCAACTGCTAAGAAGAAGATGGAGGCTGCTTTCTCTATTGAGAACCAGATTGCAAAGGTTAGCTATGACCAAGTAAAGTCACGCGACCCACAAGCTAACTATCACCCAATGACTTGGGAGCAACTCTTGAAAAACTATCCTGGTGTCGATTGGAACTATCTTTTGAAGGCTTCCGGCTATCCAAATAACGGTGGAAAGGTAGATGTTGGACAGCCAGAGCCTGTACATGAAGTTGAGAAGATACTTGCTACGGCTCCGTTAGACGCATTGAAAGCCTACATGGAACTTGCTGTTATCTCAAGTTCTGCAGGTATGTTGTCTGATAACTTCTCTGATCGTAACTTTGAATATACCAAGGTGGCATACGGTGTTCAGCAGCAACAGCCACGTTGGAAGCGTGCTTTGTCTTTCGTACAGGGTATCATGGGTGAGGCTGTAGGTAAGCTCTACGTACAGAAATACTTCCCTGAGAGCAGCAAGCAACGTATGATTACATTGGTAAAGAACCTCCAAGATGCTTTTGCACAGCGCATTGAAGAGAACACATGGATGACTGCTGCAACAAAGAAAAAGGCCATAGAAAAGTTGCAAGCATTTGATATTAAGATTGGCTATCCTGATAAATGGCAGAATATGGATAGCGTTTTCGTGATTGATGACAATAAGTCATTGATTGAAAACGTGAAAGCTGTACAGGAAGCAGCTATGAAGTACCGTATTGCTAAACGCTGGGGTAAGCCTGTTGACAAGAAGGAATGGCACATGACTCCACAGACGGTTAATGCTTACTATGACCCAACAACCAACAGTATTAACTTCCCTGCAGCTATTCTCCAGCCTCCTTTCTTCGATCCAACAGTGGATGATGCAGCTAATTATGGTGCTATCGGTGCTGTCATTGGTCATGAGATGAGCCACGGATTTGACGACCAAGGTTGTCAATTTGATAAGGATGGTAATATGAAGAACTGGTGGACAGAAGAGGATAAGAAGAACTATGACGCTCGTACAAAGGTTCTTGTAGACTGGTTCAACAAGCAGGAAGTAATCCCTGGCTTGCATGTTAACGGTGAGAAGACACTCGGTGAAAACATCGGTGACAACGGAGGTTTGAACATTGCCTTCCGTGCACTTGAAAACAGTATGAAAACAAAACCATTGAGCGATATAGATGGATTCACACCTGCACAGCGTTTCTTCCTCGCTTGGGGACGTGTTTGGGCAAGTAACGTTGCACCTCAGTTTGTTGCTTATATTGTCAATTCTGATGTTCACTCACCAAGTATCAGCCGTGTGAATGCAGCCCTTCCAATGATTGATAACTGGTATAAGGCTTTCGACATCAAAGAAGGTGACAAACTCTTCGTTCCTCAGCAGAATCGTGCACACATCTGGTAA
- a CDS encoding ATP-binding protein, whose amino-acid sequence MDISLIQFMRERVEYTSTTFHRYLYNRIDWGRQMLGLVGPRGVGKTTMFLQYIKEHQSEQNMLYVSADYVYFSSHTLIDLADEFSREGGEYLFIDEIHKYSGWAQELKQIYDTHVDLKVAFTGSSVLDIIQGEADLSRRAPVYHLQGLSFREYLEMFKGIVVPTYSLEDILHHRVELPKGLEHPLPLFKEYLRHGYYPFGDDVEFIMLLNQSVNLTMEVDIPQFANMTLSTSRKLKKLLAIVSRSVPFKPVMDSLATMVGVSRNVLPDYFLYMEKAGIISQLRDATGGIRGLGKVDKVYLDNPNLAYILAGSEANIGNIRETFFYNQLRVHNDIIVSRISDFEINGVTFEVGGKSKGQKQIVEAKKGYVVKDDIEIGTGNIIPLWMFGLNY is encoded by the coding sequence ATGGATATTAGTTTAATACAATTTATGCGGGAAAGGGTAGAGTACACCTCTACCACTTTTCATCGTTATTTATATAATCGTATAGACTGGGGAAGACAGATGTTAGGACTGGTTGGTCCACGTGGTGTCGGTAAGACAACGATGTTTCTACAATATATAAAGGAGCATCAGTCAGAGCAGAATATGCTTTATGTTTCAGCTGATTATGTCTATTTTTCATCTCATACACTTATTGATTTAGCTGATGAGTTCAGTAGAGAAGGAGGAGAATATCTCTTTATTGATGAGATTCATAAGTACTCAGGTTGGGCACAAGAACTAAAGCAAATATATGATACTCATGTTGATTTGAAAGTTGCTTTTACCGGTTCGTCGGTTCTTGATATAATACAAGGAGAGGCAGACCTTAGCCGTCGTGCTCCAGTTTATCATTTGCAGGGGCTTTCTTTCAGAGAGTATCTGGAGATGTTTAAGGGCATTGTTGTCCCAACTTATAGCTTAGAAGATATTCTTCATCATCGCGTGGAACTCCCCAAAGGACTGGAACATCCACTACCTTTGTTTAAAGAGTATTTGCGCCATGGGTATTATCCATTTGGAGATGACGTTGAGTTTATAATGTTATTAAACCAAAGTGTCAATCTTACAATGGAGGTTGATATTCCACAGTTTGCGAATATGACGCTTTCAACAAGTCGTAAGCTAAAGAAGTTGCTTGCTATAGTTTCTCGTAGTGTACCTTTTAAGCCTGTTATGGATTCTTTAGCAACAATGGTGGGAGTGAGCAGGAATGTACTTCCTGATTACTTCTTATATATGGAGAAGGCTGGAATTATTAGTCAACTACGAGATGCAACTGGTGGTATAAGAGGATTAGGTAAGGTGGATAAGGTTTATCTCGATAACCCTAATTTAGCTTATATCTTAGCAGGTAGTGAAGCTAATATTGGGAATATAAGGGAAACTTTCTTCTATAACCAGTTGAGAGTACATAATGATATTATAGTTTCTCGTATCTCAGACTTTGAAATTAATGGTGTAACCTTTGAAGTTGGAGGAAAGAGTAAGGGACAAAAACAGATAGTTGAAGCTAAGAAGGGGTATGTAGTAAAAGATGATATTGAGATTGGTACAGGTAATATCATACCTCTTTGGATGTTTGGATTGAATTATTAA
- a CDS encoding DUF2339 domain-containing protein produces MEYDFLSFFSIILFSIALLGFFYLISKLNQISNTLNNVSFEISTLKLIIEKMQREKQKQAETATETKPKETLEQPKEQVVETPKEVQNESVSPNPNWWQQPITDETPTTDKTEETETMAENEQPEPQETPETIEVPIAHNEDIRPSTVEIPIQETKDKTPEVEEETPETIEEPVEEEQEEPAMAMEEEEEIEEYATSETNFEKYIGENLFGKIGILIFIIGIGFFVKYAIDQNWINETARTLMGYAVGAGMLVLAERLHKRYHTFSSLLAGGAFGIYYLITAIAFHYYALFSHTIAFVILCVTTIFMSAVSVLYDRKELAVTALVGGFIAPFIISTDSSSIISLQIYITILNIGMFCLAMYKKWAILPMVSFAFTYIILWGTTALGSFSDSEAGTTYPTLFAFATLFYVIFLLPVVFILRTQYGANTRLGLLGIITANSFMYLIYGDFLLQQFEASSDTTAYLAFFIAAVNLAIHLYLRFRVEGQDTLRNLMLGLAVTFASMGIPILFSAANVLMVWAAESVLLLWLFTKEKNRIYELASAVLLLLTLGALAYYRTTDTFIHDTGESLFFNGAFFVTTFVSIAYYVVAVIMQFNKELFSDTKRLIAYTPCNTIAYALGFSILFLAFRDNFYFHLEQPISEYASLLTANIMLLGGALILRKRFEISENKLAYEISLYLAGILFAMTVWNDTAPYGLLLRWLMALVTIAYMAYCMRGQLLVASNPRSLHTEYSIISTLMWLTLTRLLLITFNEVNFSTAFSLSLGIAAFILMCIGMRYHSKEIRIVSLAEFGIVIGKLILNDVWAMPALGKIIVFISLGAILLILSFLYQKLKDALFNEKEQEQE; encoded by the coding sequence ATGGAATATGATTTTCTATCCTTTTTTAGTATCATCTTATTTTCAATAGCATTATTGGGCTTCTTCTATCTTATCTCCAAGCTTAACCAAATAAGTAATACGCTAAACAACGTCAGTTTTGAGATTTCCACACTGAAACTTATCATTGAAAAGATGCAGCGTGAGAAACAGAAACAAGCTGAAACTGCAACAGAAACAAAGCCAAAAGAGACTCTTGAACAACCTAAGGAGCAGGTCGTAGAAACTCCGAAGGAAGTTCAGAATGAGTCCGTCAGCCCTAATCCTAACTGGTGGCAACAGCCTATAACGGACGAAACACCAACAACCGATAAGACTGAAGAAACAGAGACTATGGCTGAAAACGAACAGCCAGAGCCACAGGAAACACCAGAAACTATAGAAGTTCCTATTGCACACAATGAGGATATCAGACCTTCTACAGTAGAAATTCCTATTCAAGAGACAAAGGATAAGACTCCAGAAGTTGAGGAAGAAACCCCTGAAACCATTGAAGAACCTGTAGAAGAAGAACAGGAAGAACCTGCAATGGCTATGGAGGAAGAGGAGGAAATAGAAGAATATGCCACTTCTGAGACCAACTTTGAGAAATATATCGGTGAGAATCTCTTTGGAAAGATTGGTATTCTTATCTTTATCATTGGTATCGGTTTCTTCGTTAAATATGCTATCGACCAGAACTGGATCAATGAGACTGCACGTACGTTGATGGGCTATGCGGTCGGTGCAGGTATGTTAGTACTGGCTGAACGATTACACAAACGCTACCATACTTTCAGTTCACTGTTAGCAGGTGGTGCCTTTGGTATCTACTATTTGATTACAGCCATCGCCTTCCATTACTATGCCCTGTTCTCTCATACAATAGCATTCGTGATCTTATGCGTCACAACTATCTTCATGTCGGCAGTCTCCGTCCTATACGATAGGAAGGAATTGGCAGTCACAGCACTCGTTGGCGGCTTTATTGCACCTTTCATTATTAGTACGGACTCAAGTAGTATCATTAGCCTACAGATTTATATTACCATATTGAACATTGGTATGTTCTGCCTTGCAATGTATAAGAAATGGGCAATACTACCTATGGTTTCCTTCGCTTTCACCTATATAATATTATGGGGAACAACTGCATTAGGATCATTTTCTGATAGTGAGGCTGGCACAACTTATCCTACCCTATTTGCTTTTGCAACATTATTCTACGTCATCTTCCTATTGCCTGTTGTCTTTATTCTGCGCACACAGTATGGTGCAAATACCAGACTTGGACTATTGGGTATCATCACAGCTAATAGCTTCATGTATCTTATTTATGGCGATTTCCTCTTACAACAATTCGAGGCATCATCTGATACGACAGCTTACTTAGCTTTCTTCATAGCTGCTGTCAACCTGGCAATACACCTTTATTTGCGATTCCGCGTCGAAGGACAAGACACACTGCGCAACCTTATGTTAGGACTTGCGGTCACATTCGCCTCTATGGGTATTCCAATTCTGTTCAGCGCAGCCAATGTTCTTATGGTATGGGCAGCTGAGTCAGTACTTCTTTTGTGGCTCTTCACAAAGGAGAAAAACAGAATCTACGAGTTGGCTTCAGCAGTATTATTACTCCTAACGTTGGGAGCATTGGCATACTACAGAACAACTGACACCTTCATCCATGATACAGGAGAAAGTTTATTCTTCAATGGTGCCTTCTTTGTGACTACATTTGTAAGTATAGCCTACTATGTTGTAGCTGTCATTATGCAATTTAATAAGGAACTATTCAGTGATACGAAGCGTCTAATCGCATACACTCCATGCAATACTATAGCCTATGCGCTGGGCTTCAGCATCCTGTTCCTTGCTTTCAGAGACAACTTCTACTTCCATCTTGAGCAACCAATATCAGAGTATGCGTCTCTACTTACAGCAAACATAATGCTCTTAGGAGGAGCACTTATCCTGCGCAAACGCTTCGAAATAAGTGAAAACAAGTTGGCATACGAGATTAGCCTCTATCTTGCAGGAATCTTATTTGCTATGACTGTATGGAATGACACAGCTCCATACGGACTCTTACTGAGGTGGTTAATGGCACTTGTAACAATCGCTTATATGGCATATTGTATGCGTGGTCAACTCCTTGTTGCCTCTAACCCACGAAGCTTACATACAGAATACTCCATCATATCAACACTGATGTGGCTCACATTGACGCGTTTATTGCTGATTACTTTCAATGAAGTAAACTTCAGTACCGCCTTCTCTTTGTCGTTAGGTATTGCAGCCTTCATCTTGATGTGTATCGGTATGCGTTACCACAGTAAGGAGATTCGTATTGTTAGCTTGGCAGAATTCGGTATTGTCATTGGTAAACTCATTCTCAATGACGTATGGGCAATGCCTGCTCTCGGTAAGATTATTGTCTTCATCAGCCTTGGAGCCATTCTCCTTATCCTCTCATTCCTCTATCAGAAGCTTAAAGATGCTCTCTTCAATGAGAAGGAACAAGAACAGGAGTAA